The sequence GCCCTTCTGCTTACCGTAGCCGGGTGCACACCCGGGCCCGCCTTGCTCGACCCTCCCGAGCCCGCTTCTGTTGACCGGGCTGGATGGAATGCCGCGCCGACTCGCCCGATGGCCGACAACGGGCCGATCCGCCACGTGACGGTGCACCACACCTACACCGAGGTAGGCCCCGACGGTGAGGCGGCGCACGTGCACGCGATCCAGACCATGCACCAGGGCGGCGAACGGCAATGGGGCGATATCGCCTACCACTACCTCATCGGGCCTTCCGGAACGGTGTATGTCGGGCGCGACGAGGCGTTCGTCCCCGCGAGCGGCACCGTCTACCTCCCCGACGCGCTCCGCGATGCCGCCGGCCAGGACAGCCTCGGCGGCACGGCCATCACGACGCCGCCCGAGAAGGCCGGCACGCCGATGACGCCGCCGGGAGCCTCAGCCGGACACGTCACGATCTCTGTCATCGGCAACTACGAGGAGGCGCTGCCGCCGCCCGCCCAGCGCACCGCGCTCGTGCGCCTCGTCGCAGACCGCCTGCATGCCCACGGTTTGACTGTGGACGATGTGCGCTTCCACCGCGAGGTGGCGGTTGGGACCGCGTGTCCGGGCCAGGCGCTCTACGACTGGTTCCGAGGCCCGACGCGCACGCACCCCGATCGCGGCGACGGGCTGAGGCAGGTCGAGGTCGCCCTCGCAGTGCTGCAGGATTGAGGCTCGTCTGAGCAGCACCGTCGCAGAGGAAACCGAGACTGAGGTCCCTTGAATCTATCTTGACATTACAAGTAGGAACAAGAAGGGATGCGGAGAGATTGGAGCGCTCCCTGTCGTTCCTCGCCTATTGTCACCGACCATGCTTGACGCCCTCTTGCAGCCGTGGCCCTGGTATGTTGCCGGACCGCTCATCGGACTGATGGTGCCGCTGCTGCTGCTCGTCGGCGGACGCGCCTTCGGCGTCTCGGCCAACCTGCGCCACCTATGTGCGGCCACCCTCCCGACTCGCCTGCCGTTCCTGCGCTACGATTGGCGCGGGTCAGGCCTCTGGAACCTCACCTTCGCGCTCGGGATCGTTCTCGGCGGCGCGTTCGCGGCGACCGTGCTCGCTGACCCCGACCCCGTCAACCTCGCCGCGGCGACCGTCGCCCACCTCCGCTCGCTCGGCATCGAGGACCTGAGCGGTCTGGTGCCAGCGGAGCTGGTGAGCTGGCAGGCGCTCGGCACCGTGCCGGGCCTCCTCGTCATCGTGGGCGGCGGCTTCCTAGTGGGCTTCGGCGCGCGCTACGCAGGCGGCTGCACGAGCGGCCACGCCATCAGCGGCCTCGCCAACCTCCAGGTGCCCTCGCTCGTGGCCGTGCTGGGCTTCTTCGCCGGCGGCCTCCTGCTCACCTACGTCCTCCTCCCGATCCTGCTCTAGCTCGATGTCTACCACCACGCTCCCCCGCCCGCCCCACCTGCGCGCTCCCGAGCCCGATGCCTCAGGGCAGCATCCAGAAGCCTGTCTCGACACTCCGCAGGTCGCTTCACCGACGCCGGAGCGCCGTATCTCGCTCGGCGGCCTCGTCGTCTACCTCTTCCTCGGCGCGTTCTTTGGCGTCGTGCTCGTCAAGAGCGAGGTCGCCTCGTGGTTTCGCATCCAGGAGATGTTTCGCTTCGACAGCGTCCACATGTACGGCGTGATCGGCAGCGCGTTGGCCGTTGCCGCGCTGAGCTTGTACTTCATCCGGCGCGTGGGGGCGAAGACCTTCGGCGGGAAGCCCATCACCATCGACCAGAAGGCCTGGGGGCCGAGTCGCCTCCCCGGCGCACGCTACTGGATCGGCGGCACCCTGTTTGGCCTCGGATGGGGGCTCCTAGGCGCGTGCCCTGGCCCGATGTTCGCCCTCCTCGGCACCGGCCTCAGCGTGATCGTCGTGGCGCTCCTGAGCGCGATGGCAGGGACGTGGGCCTATGCTGCGCTCCGCGACCGCCTACCCCACTGATCGGGTAGAGTTGGTCTACTGAAGCTCCCCCTGTTCCGCTCCCCCTGAAGGGTCGCGAAACTGTCCCCCTCGCGAGCGAGGGGGACAGCCCGAGGAGCGCAGGCGACGAAGGGCAGGGGGAGCCGTCCTGCTGCAACGCACGACCGCTCCTCAAAGGTGGCGTTGCCTTGCCTTCCGTGGAAGATGGAAGCAGACTCCTGACCACGAACTACTCCCTGCTTTCCTTGAACACTGGCTCGAACTCCTGGAGCGGCATTCCGGCGTGCTCGCTGGGCGCAGCCTCCGGGTCACGGGCGAGTTCGAGGTCGAAGCCGACGCGGTCGGCGCGGTAGGTACGGCGCTGGTAGTAGATCGGCCGGTCGGCTGTCGTGAAGCTCGTGCGCTCGACGAGCAGCAGCGGGGCGCCCTTAGGCACGCGCAGCGCCTCGGCTTCCTCGTCACGCGCCGCGACAGCCTCGATACGGACGCGTCCGCGCAGGACCGGGATGTCGTACTCCCGTTCGAGGATACCGTAGATCGTCTCCACGGCGAGGTCGTGCGGGTCGAGGAGTTGGGCGTAGAACGGCGGCAGCCACGTCCGGTCGAAAGCGATGGGCTTGTCGTTGCCCAGGCGTAGGCGGTCGAGGCGGATCACGGTAGCCCCCGCGTCGAGGCTGAGGCACACCGCGGCGGGCGGCGGGGCGGGGACGGCCCCCCAGTGGCGCACCTCGCTCGACGCCGTCAGTCCAGCGCGCTCCATATCCTGCGCAAAGTCGGTCAGCCGCACCAGCCCCTGCGGCACCAGCGGCGGCGCGACGAACGAGCCAAGCCCCTGCCGTCGGTAGATGCGCCCCTCGTTCTCCAGCGTCTGGAGCGC is a genomic window of Bacteroidota bacterium containing:
- a CDS encoding DUF6691 family protein encodes the protein MSTTTLPRPPHLRAPEPDASGQHPEACLDTPQVASPTPERRISLGGLVVYLFLGAFFGVVLVKSEVASWFRIQEMFRFDSVHMYGVIGSALAVAALSLYFIRRVGAKTFGGKPITIDQKAWGPSRLPGARYWIGGTLFGLGWGLLGACPGPMFALLGTGLSVIVVALLSAMAGTWAYAALRDRLPH
- a CDS encoding GntR family transcriptional regulator, whose product is MSLDPPPLTSGRPRHEQVSDWLRERIRAGEAGPHDQLPSEHEIGEAFGVSRITVRRALQTLENEGRIYRRQGLGSFVAPPLVPQGLVRLTDFAQDMERAGLTASSEVRHWGAVPAPPPAAVCLSLDAGATVIRLDRLRLGNDKPIAFDRTWLPPFYAQLLDPHDLAVETIYGILEREYDIPVLRGRVRIEAVAARDEEAEALRVPKGAPLLLVERTSFTTADRPIYYQRRTYRADRVGFDLELARDPEAAPSEHAGMPLQEFEPVFKESRE
- a CDS encoding YeeE/YedE thiosulfate transporter family protein is translated as MLDALLQPWPWYVAGPLIGLMVPLLLLVGGRAFGVSANLRHLCAATLPTRLPFLRYDWRGSGLWNLTFALGIVLGGAFAATVLADPDPVNLAAATVAHLRSLGIEDLSGLVPAELVSWQALGTVPGLLVIVGGGFLVGFGARYAGGCTSGHAISGLANLQVPSLVAVLGFFAGGLLLTYVLLPILL
- a CDS encoding peptidoglycan recognition family protein, yielding MLDPPEPASVDRAGWNAAPTRPMADNGPIRHVTVHHTYTEVGPDGEAAHVHAIQTMHQGGERQWGDIAYHYLIGPSGTVYVGRDEAFVPASGTVYLPDALRDAAGQDSLGGTAITTPPEKAGTPMTPPGASAGHVTISVIGNYEEALPPPAQRTALVRLVADRLHAHGLTVDDVRFHREVAVGTACPGQALYDWFRGPTRTHPDRGDGLRQVEVALAVLQD